A window of Nitrososphaerota archaeon contains these coding sequences:
- a CDS encoding HNH endonuclease, protein MPPAAVKTIRDLIFWQYSKIIAESAGLGKSNYGFIMDRFKKLQRGDISWSTSIREYVKEREERDRCIYCGAEGKLTLEHILPLSRNGPDDPDNAVMVCGKCNSNKGCKRLFEWFGLENRDGLPRIAEGKYLKLLYELHEHRGTISMKPQELCPKCDLGAKCPEKGALTVYCLEGVFLKK, encoded by the coding sequence ATGCCTCCAGCCGCAGTTAAGACTATTCGAGATCTCATCTTCTGGCAGTACTCAAAGATCATCGCTGAGTCAGCGGGACTGGGCAAGTCTAACTACGGCTTCATTATGGATCGGTTCAAGAAGCTTCAACGCGGAGATATCAGCTGGTCAACCTCGATAAGGGAATATGTTAAGGAGCGAGAGGAACGTGACCGCTGCATCTACTGCGGCGCTGAGGGGAAGCTCACGCTGGAGCACATTCTCCCACTCTCAAGAAACGGGCCCGACGATCCAGACAATGCTGTCATGGTATGCGGCAAATGTAACTCAAACAAAGGATGCAAACGACTCTTCGAATGGTTCGGACTCGAGAATCGAGACGGCCTACCGAGAATAGCTGAGGGCAAATATCTTAAGCTCCTCTACGAGCTTCACGAACATAGAGGCACAATTTCTATGAAACCTCAGGAGCTCTGCCCTAAATGCGATCTTGGAGCAAAATGCCCTGAGAAGGGCGCGCTTACAGTCTACTGCTTAGAAGGCGTATTTCTGAAAAAGTAG